Proteins encoded in a region of the Lepisosteus oculatus isolate fLepOcu1 chromosome 23, fLepOcu1.hap2, whole genome shotgun sequence genome:
- the tagln gene encoding transgelin isoform X1, producing the protein MSNQGAPGMANKGPAYGLSREVQSRIDKKYDPDLEERLVEWIMAQCGSGVSRPEPGKTGFQLWLKDGCVLSELINSLYAPGQKPIKKIQHSDMAFKQMEQVSQFLQASERYGVVKTDIFQTVDLWEGKDLAAVQRTLMALGNLAVTKNDGNYRGDPNWFHKKAQENRRDFSDDQLKEGQSVIGLQMGTNKGASQAGMTGYGRPRQIIN; encoded by the exons ATGTCAAACCAG GGAGCCCCAGGAATGGCCAATAAAGGTCCAGCTTACGGTCTGAGCCGGGAGGTCCAGAGCCGGATCGATAAGAAGTACGACCCGGACCTGGAGGAGCGGCTGGTCGAGTGGATCATGGCGCAGTGCGGCTCCGGGGTGAGCCGCCCCGAGCCCGGCAAGACCGGCTTCCAGCTGTGGCTCAAGGATGGCTGT gtGCTCAGTGAGCTCATCAACAGCTTGTACGCGCCGGGACAGAAGCCCATCAAGAAGATCCAGCACTCAGACATGGCCTTCAAGCAGATGGAGCAGGTGTCGCAGTTCCTGCAGGCATCCGAGCGCTACGGCGTCGTCAAGACAGACATATTCCAGACCGTGGACCTGTGGGAAG GAAAAGACCTGGCCGCCGTCCAGAGGACCCTGATGGCTCTGGGCAATCTGGCTGTCACCAAGAACGACGGCAACTACCGCGGCGACCCCAACTGGTTCCACAA GAAAGCCCAGGAGAATCGACGGGACTTCAGCGATGACCAGCTGAAGGAAGGACAGAGTGTAATCGGACTGCAGATGGGCACCAACAAGGGGGCGTCCCAAGCTGGCATGACGGGGTATGGCCGGCCTCGGCAGATCATCAACTGA
- the tagln gene encoding transgelin isoform X2, whose translation MANKGPAYGLSREVQSRIDKKYDPDLEERLVEWIMAQCGSGVSRPEPGKTGFQLWLKDGCVLSELINSLYAPGQKPIKKIQHSDMAFKQMEQVSQFLQASERYGVVKTDIFQTVDLWEGKDLAAVQRTLMALGNLAVTKNDGNYRGDPNWFHKKAQENRRDFSDDQLKEGQSVIGLQMGTNKGASQAGMTGYGRPRQIIN comes from the exons ATGGCCAATAAAGGTCCAGCTTACGGTCTGAGCCGGGAGGTCCAGAGCCGGATCGATAAGAAGTACGACCCGGACCTGGAGGAGCGGCTGGTCGAGTGGATCATGGCGCAGTGCGGCTCCGGGGTGAGCCGCCCCGAGCCCGGCAAGACCGGCTTCCAGCTGTGGCTCAAGGATGGCTGT gtGCTCAGTGAGCTCATCAACAGCTTGTACGCGCCGGGACAGAAGCCCATCAAGAAGATCCAGCACTCAGACATGGCCTTCAAGCAGATGGAGCAGGTGTCGCAGTTCCTGCAGGCATCCGAGCGCTACGGCGTCGTCAAGACAGACATATTCCAGACCGTGGACCTGTGGGAAG GAAAAGACCTGGCCGCCGTCCAGAGGACCCTGATGGCTCTGGGCAATCTGGCTGTCACCAAGAACGACGGCAACTACCGCGGCGACCCCAACTGGTTCCACAA GAAAGCCCAGGAGAATCGACGGGACTTCAGCGATGACCAGCTGAAGGAAGGACAGAGTGTAATCGGACTGCAGATGGGCACCAACAAGGGGGCGTCCCAAGCTGGCATGACGGGGTATGGCCGGCCTCGGCAGATCATCAACTGA
- the pcsk7 gene encoding proprotein convertase subtilisin/kexin type 7 has product MAWPAVLLALLALLTTPLPAPAAGAAPCGPGQAWAVRLDRGGHAGGQELDELAHRVAAEAGLESRGQIGQLEGHYLFCPGVGPDGWDQDDKGAAEVLAAHPEVSWFSQQQLLRRAKRELAFNDPKYPKQWHLHNKVKVGMDINVTGVWERNITGSGVTVVVVDDGVQHTLQDIQPNYSPEGSYDLNSNDPDPMPHPDAHSDNHHGTRCAGEIAAVPNNSFCAVGVAYGSRVAGIRVLDGPLTDSMEAIAFNKHYQINDVYSCSWGPDDDGRTVDGPHPLGKAALQHGVIAGRRGFGSIFVVASGNGGQFQDNCNYDGYANSIYTVTIGAVDENGRMPFYAEECASMLAVTFSSGDRQLRSIVTSDWEFQKGTGCTDGHTGTSAAAPLAAGMVALMLQVRPCLTWRDVQHIIVYTATKYEDKRAGWKTNGAGLHHSHQHGFGLLNAWRLVNAAKVWESVPFLVSYQSPELKEEAEILAFPEKLVLTWNVTAADLRQSGMLTLEHVAVTLTMTHPRRGNVEILLNCPSGMTSLIGARRIMDTEPTGYADWTFSTVRCWGERAEGQYSLQLTDYRDGVLSPGVLNRWRLTLYGSSMSFEAVKERQRHVEEAMGGQYLHSGFSLPCPPGLDIPPEVVSPLTSNSLKSLLLLGCFALFWSLYYTLEVSLAHLEWPRPCWGRKRGRGSVEEGEGGGRVPLHTLALTPASRPTLQLEEEMEEKEEEEKAPLIAQDTLT; this is encoded by the exons ATGGCCTGGCCCGCCGTTCTGCTGGCCCTGCTGGCACTCCTGACCACCCCTCTGCCCGCGCCCGCGGCCGGGGCGGCCCCCTGTGGGCCGGGCCAGGCCTGGGCGGTCCGGCTGGATCGCGGCGGGCACGCCGGCGGACAGGAGCTGGACGAGCTGGCCCACCGAGTAGCCGCGGAGGCGGGGCTGGAGAGCCGGGGGCAGATCGGGCAGCTGGAGGGCCACTACCTGTTCTGCCCTGGTGTGGGGCCGGACGGGTGGGATCAGGACGACAAGGGGGCGGCCGAAGTGCTGGCTGCCCACCCTGAGGTGTCCTGGTTCTCCCAGCAGCAGCTTCTGCGCAGGGCCAAGAGAGAGCTGGCCTTCAACGATCCCAAATACCCCAAACAGTGGCACCTG CACAATAAGGTCAAGGTGGGGATGGACATCAATGTGACTGGAGTGTGGGAGCGCAATATCACGGGGTCAGGGGTCACGGTGGTCGTCGTCGACGACGGGGTTCAGCATACGCTCCAGGACATCCAGCCCAACTAT AGTCCTGAGGGCAGCTATGACCTGAACTCGAATGACCCAGACCCGATGCCCCACCCTGATGCCCACAGTGACAATCACCACGGCACCCGCTGCGCGGGCGAGATCGCCGCCGTGCCCAACAACAGCTTCTGCGCTGTGGGCGTGGCGTACGGGAGCCGCGTGGCAG GGATCCGGGTCCTGGATGGCCCCCTCACAGACAGCATGGAAGCCATCGCTTTCAACAAACACTATCAAATCAACGATGTCTACAGCTGCAG CTGGGGTCCTGATGATGATGGCCGTACTGTGGATGGACCCCACCCACTGGGCAAG GCGGCGCTGCAGCACGGGGTGATCGCTGGGAGGCGGGGCTTCGGCAGCATCTTCGTGGTCGCCAGCGGCAACGGGGGGCAGTTCCAGGACAACTGCAACTACGACGGCTACGCCAACTCCATCTACACCGTGACCATCG GGGCGGTGGATGAGAACGGGAGGATGCCCTTCTACGCGGAGGAGTGCGCCTCCATGCTGGCCGTCACCTTCAGCAGTGGAGACAGACAGCTGCGCAGTATC GTGACGTCGGACTGGGAGTTCCAGAAGGGCACGGGCTGCACAGACGGGCACACGGGCACCTCGGCGGCCGCGCCCCTGGCCGCTGGCATGGTGGCTCTGATGCTGCAGGTCCGACCCTGTCTGACCTGGAGGGACGTACAGCACATCATTGTGTACACCGCCACCAAG tacgaGGACAAGCGAGCGGGTTGGAAGACCAATGGCGCAGGGCTGCACCACAGTCACCAGCATGGCTTCGGACTGCTTAATGCCTGGAGGCTGGTCAACGCTGCCAAG GTGTGGGAATCGGTGCCATTCCTGGTGTCCTACCAGAGTCCGGAGCTGAAGGAGGAAGCAGAGATCCTAGCCTTTCCCGAAAAACTCGTTCTCACCTGGAATG TGACCGCTGCGGACCTGCGGCAGTCTGGGATGCTCACGCTGGAGCACGTGGCCGTTACCTTGACGATGACTCACCCTCGCCGTGGCAACGTGGAGATCCTGCTAAACTGCCCCAGTGGGATGACCTCCCTGATTGGAGCCAGGCGCATCATGGACAC GGAGCCCACAGGATACGCTGACTGGACCTTCTCTACCGTGCGCTGCTGGGGCGAGAGGGCTGAGGGGCAGTACAGTCTACAGCTCACTGACTACA GGGACGGTGTGCTGTCCCCGGGCGTGCTGAACCGCTGGAGGCTGACTCTGTACGGCTCATCCATGTCCTTCGAGGCAGTGAAGGAGAGGCAGAG GCACGTGGAGGAGGCAATGGGTGGGCAGTATCTGCACAGTGGCTTCTCTCTGCCCTGCCCTCCTGGGCTGGACATCCCCCCAGAAGTGGTGAGCCCCCTCACCTCCAACAGCTTGAAG TCTCTGCTCCTCCTGGGCTGTTTTGCCCTGTTCTGGTCTCTGTACTACACCCTGGAGGTCAGCCTGGCTCACCTGGAATGGCCCAGGCCGTGCTGGGGCAGGAAGCGGGGCAGGGGGAGCGTGGAGGAGGGCGAGGGCGGCGGGCGGGTCCCCCTGCACACTCTGGCCCTGACCCCCGCGAGCCGCCCCACTCTGCAGCTGGAAGAGGAGatggaggagaaggaggaagaggagaaagCCCCGCTCATCGCTCAGGACACCCTTACGTAG